The Equus quagga isolate Etosha38 chromosome 10, UCLA_HA_Equagga_1.0, whole genome shotgun sequence genome includes a region encoding these proteins:
- the LOC124245578 gene encoding olfactory receptor 1052-like: MENSSIVTEFILLGMTDNPQLGILLFVVFLIVYIVTVLENLGLVVLIRVSPCLHTPMYFFLSNLSFLDVCFSSVTIPNTLANLLSKLQAVSFLGCVTQMDLFIIFASAECNLLASMAYDRYTAICHPLLYHVKMSRIRCLLLVAGCYLGGLINMVSVTTSITKLSFCQPFVLPHFFCDIPPLLALACSDPWVTQILVVACGGFTLVTSIVVILASYMSVLMTILGIPSSFGKQKAFSTCASHLIAVGLYYGTTMYTYLQPSRHGSQEGNQMVSVFYTMVFPMFNPLIYSLRNQEVKVALWKILRQSP, translated from the coding sequence ATGGAGAATTCATCTATAGTGACTGAGTTCATCCTTCTTGGCATGACAGACAACCCTCAACTTGGGATCCTGCTATTTGTAGTCTTTCTGATTGTTTATATTGTCACTGTGTTGGAGAATCTAGGCTTGGTAGTCCTGATCAGAGTCAGTCCCTgcctccacacccccatgtactttttcctctctaATCTGTCCTTTCTTGATGTCTGTTTCTCTTCCGTAACGATCCCAAATACTTTAGCAAATTTGTTGTCTAAGTTACAGGCTGTTTCTTTCCTTGGATGTGTGACTCAAATGGACTTGTTCATAATTTTTGCCTCTGCTGAATGCAACCTTTTGGCTtccatggcctatgaccgctatacTGCCATCTGTCATCCACTGCTCTACCACGTCAAAATGTCTAGAATCCGTTGTCTCCTCTTGGTAGCAGGATGCTACCTTGGTGGGTTAATTAACATGGTTTCTGTGACAACTTCCATCACAAAACTATCGTTCTGTCAACCATTTGTCCTtccccacttcttctgtgacatcCCTCCACTGTTGGCACTGGCTTGCTCAGACCCGTGGGTAACCCAGATCCTGGTTGTTGCCTGTGGGGGATTCACCTTGGTCACCTCCATTGTGGTGATTCTTGCTTCCTATATGTCTGTGCTCATGACTATCCTGGGAATTCCTTCATCCTTTGGCAAGCAAAAAGCTTTCTCTACCTGTGCTTCCCACTTGATTGCTGTTGGACTGTACTATGGAACAACTATGTACACTTACTTGCAGCCCTCTCGACATGGATCCCAGGAAGGAAATCAGATGGTCTCAGTGTTTTATACAATGGTGTTCCCCATGTTTAATCCTCTCATATACAGTTTGAGAAACCAGGAAGTGAAAGTTGCTTTATGGAAAATATTGAGGCAAAGTCCCTAA